The window TCTCAGAAAACAAATCCACATATCAACCTGGGTATATTATTGCAGGTTCGTTAGGTTATTGTTGGCGTTATGGCTTACGTTTGGAAGGTGAATATGCTTTTAGAAGAAATGCAATAAGCAAAATCCATTTCTTTGGAGAGGGCCATTCCAATCATGGACATTTCCAAGCTTCCTCATATATGGCCAATCTATTATGGGATTTGCCATTATCTTCATGGAGGTGTGCATTTTGGAATATCCAACCTTTTATTGGGGTTGGCATAGGTTATGATTTCCAACAAGTGCATTCCTCAAATTCTCGTATTATTTTTAACCAAAACTGGAACCATCTTTCTTGGCAGGCGATGGCAGGGTTAGCCTATCCGATCTTCTGCAATACAGAGATTTCTTTGGAATACAAATTCCATCAGGGAGGCTGTCATTTTTATAACCATTCCGTCGGAGTTGGGGTCGTATATAAGTTTGGCTTCTTAAGGTAGGTTTGGGGTCAAGCCGATCGAGTAGAAGAAGCGGTAAGACCGCTTCCTTTATTTGGACCCTCAGTGTTCTATGGATTTAGGTCTCATTTTCTGATAAAGAAG is drawn from Parachlamydiales bacterium and contains these coding sequences:
- a CDS encoding outer membrane beta-barrel protein, encoding MKKNILLLLTSLLFFMAADVQAQERCYKRSCCIKGTNFYAKILGGANFLQNIEISENKSTYQPGYIIAGSLGYCWRYGLRLEGEYAFRRNAISKIHFFGEGHSNHGHFQASSYMANLLWDLPLSSWRCAFWNIQPFIGVGIGYDFQQVHSSNSRIIFNQNWNHLSWQAMAGLAYPIFCNTEISLEYKFHQGGCHFYNHSVGVGVVYKFGFLR